DNA sequence from the Oceanispirochaeta sp. M1 genome:
AGAGTCTCCTGACATCATCAGCAAACAATCTTATAGCCACTTCTTTTTTTTAAAATATAGAACGAGAACTGAAGAAATAGAAAGTAGAATAGCCCAAAGATATAAATATCCGAATTTCATTCCCAATTCTGGTATAAAGTCAAAATTGGTACCATATATCCCGGTAATTAAGGTCATAGGTAGAAAGATTACCGAAACTATCGCCATAAGCTTCATTATTTCATTCAGTTTATTATTCAGCATAACTGTATATGTATCCATTTCAGAGGAGAGAATATCTTTATAGATATCAATAGTTTCAGATAACTGAATAACACTTGAGTACAGATCAGAGATATAGGGTTTTGTTGATTTTTGAATACTCTGATTTTCCGTTTCAAACAATCTTTTTATCATTTCTCTGACAGGGTTTATTGTTTTCCTGAGGTATAACAACTCCCGATTAAGAATATTTGCTGCCAGGATAGTCTGTTTCCCTGGTGTCTCTCTGAATTCCAGACAGAGCGTTTCAATTTGTTCTGCCAAATTCTGGACCACCGAAATATACTGATCCACAAGGCAGTCCATATGGGAGTACAGAAGATAATCAGCCGTTTTCCCCCTTACTTTACCGAATTTTTGATCCAGCCTTTCATGGATAGTCTTAAAATGATCTAACTTTGTTTCCTGAAATGTTATGAGACAGTTCTCTAATAAAAGAAAACTCACCTGCTCAGAGTTCGTCTGTATTGAGTCTTCAGGAGATTCAAGGCTTTTCATTGATAAAAATAGCCCTTCATCCCATATAGAGATTTTAGGTCTTAAACCTGTGTTCATTAGATCTGCAATGACAAGGGATGGGATATCATACTTTAGCTTCATATCACTTAAAAAGTTAACATCAGAAAGTCCATGAACACTAAGCCAGTTAATTTTATCTGGCTTTAAGCTGATCTCCGAAAAGTTACTCAGCTCATCAAACCTTTCAATATTATTTACATCAAAAGATATCCATGTAACATATGGTGTTTCATTCGATTTGTTTCCGATATAAACAGCTTCTCCAGGCTTTTTGCCAAAAGATACATTTCTCTTTTTATAAAATCGTGCCATATAATTACCTCAAGAATAATGATAAACTGTTTTTACTGACAAAGGTAGAATCAAATCAATGTTTTGCAGGAGTGATACGAGTTGGAAAATTTTATTATTCCATGGGGAGAGATATCTCCAAATAGAAAAGAAATATCAATTTCTCTAAATCAGAATAATAGAATTAAAATCCTGAGAGATGGAGAAATTCTCTCCATTGATATAAGCATTGAAAATAAAAATAGCGAGTCTAAGCGTTATATTGTAGGTAAAGAACAACCAGTCTATCTGGAACCGGCATTAC
Encoded proteins:
- the corA gene encoding magnesium/cobalt transporter CorA, with protein sequence MARFYKKRNVSFGKKPGEAVYIGNKSNETPYVTWISFDVNNIERFDELSNFSEISLKPDKINWLSVHGLSDVNFLSDMKLKYDIPSLVIADLMNTGLRPKISIWDEGLFLSMKSLESPEDSIQTNSEQVSFLLLENCLITFQETKLDHFKTIHERLDQKFGKVRGKTADYLLYSHMDCLVDQYISVVQNLAEQIETLCLEFRETPGKQTILAANILNRELLYLRKTINPVREMIKRLFETENQSIQKSTKPYISDLYSSVIQLSETIDIYKDILSSEMDTYTVMLNNKLNEIMKLMAIVSVIFLPMTLITGIYGTNFDFIPELGMKFGYLYLWAILLSISSVLVLYFKKKKWL